The Lolium rigidum isolate FL_2022 chromosome 2, APGP_CSIRO_Lrig_0.1, whole genome shotgun sequence genomic interval GATGGTTCTGATACTGGTTTAtgtcgtcttgatctatctcgggATTACATCTCACTGGATCACTATTAGTCCCCATgaatgatccccaacgccaacctgtggagttctcaataggagtctcggaacgctggtggtttccggattcctctccgccctcgtaTCCACCTTGGGAGCTActtggaaagtacctaggtgttacCGGTGTGGTTTGTGGTTCTGGATGGTCTATGCTAATAAAATCACCAGTTGAATAAACTGGTGagtgaacctcaccctccatcggctcctttcccttcgactcctccttgggctcagtgaattcatccaacattgtatcaattgctcccgacagatgtcggttcaacagaaagaacaatgtcagtaggtttctgcagttatccatgtacttagcggcttctgtaGGCTTTCCTTTGGCAAACTTAAAGTGATTCAGCATAggatcatcgtcttcctccatatgcggaatatgtgcgaattcggaaACAATAAGATCCttggtcttatgttcccgaatgtCTGTGATGactttcattatggctatgtgatagGATGTTCTTATGGTCCTAGCCTCTCCTGCTGGCATAACTGCACTCATTCCTAAGGATTCTGGTAGCTATAGTCCTACCGTACGCTTCGCCAGTACTGTACCATCGTAATACATGTACTTCATTACTCGGATTTGGGGATCGCCCCCAAATTCGAGTAACATTGCCCGGAGAATATCAGCGAGTCCTCTGTCATAATCATTCAGAGTGGATTCCTTCACTTTCATGTTACGTGCGGAACGTGAACTGGCCATTTTAGGctgtggataagaaagaatataatattagtaataatgcatcataatagtgataataaagaattatcgcactaaaagatatgaatgttttattctcaagtgaatagacaccatatttttagagaattctttactaatcctatttgactcctaacgtcctgtcccatttactaggttccaacctaaggtcaaagctttggctctgataccaactgtggtgaccctgtataccagtgcatgttgtagtatgccagtcgttgatataacattcgcgaagtacaattccgcaaatattacatccctcagagtagtacaacagaacatagctggtccataactcattcatacattattacaaaccaaatatatacatcatcttggagctcctcctgggtccagagaggaatactcctgggttcgaggtgaacccggcttagcttacaatatataaGTCTTAGCAGGTCATACattttattctcctcgagcaccTAAGTACTAAagtgttcgtactgctcggatactactactataaGAATATTCTACGCTTGTTCTCCTTTGGAAACCTCCCCGGCTCCATAGACGATGAGGTAATCCACTCCCtctacacctccagagaggtttggctcttcatagcagatcccatctgcttcttcttggtcgtcggtgtcctcctcaagacgattcaggcaatctaagcaggggattataagaggtatgagtacgagcatgctcaacaagttcattataggaaagaggtgtttaatgcactagctacggcattagaccagaaagtctaataccaatgcaggttttaataaccatttcttcaaaagattgcttttattaagaagaactatgtccatcagccttcaccggtttactagaacttcatggagtttctttccggcagcgttcgcagttccaaatcccggaacggggagtgacaggtcacgattcattacactctgcagaggtgtgttgctttacccataagagatcttaaccttggtgccaaccgggcagctttcccgtccacacttctgttggtgtgaggcccggtataaggtcttagccaatcatattcctccgctacctcgcacacccaccctttgttgcaaatccgaccttgggtcctcgccgagctatatcacttggatatcttccgacctcgacaactaccaggtcgcaaccatggtccttcgccgaccaatgcaacccatcatagaccgcattacggtggggaattagaatgggatccccaccctcaagttgctcttgcaagacacaactgctacggtaagcgcatccgttgatgtacaagaggtagaaatacaattgactactccgtcccacttcagatcttatggttaacatgagttttacggcacaagaatcactggatgacatttgttgtttaatcctagatggatataaacccattgcaatggaacctccaccatgtcaacacattctatggttccattgccaaccacatagtcatattcatagttatgaaaatagtgattttgcttttcatgcaagggtggtaattatagtactttgcaagtaatttggtaaaaatactcaagtgaaataagcaagcgatgaacttgcctggcaaCTGCGATGTAGTGCAGTTGAATGTTTTGGATTGACCCtgatcctctgtttctgaaagaagcatcattgtccgataagggcaatggttacagaaccaattatgcatgctttcagaTTTTAGGGTTTTCCCCCCTTCCCGgtgctttattatttcatgtaagaggtgttTATTAAGAATAATTTAGGAATACTCTATTtaaggtaaaatactaccttgaaatgttgccaaggtgtttttaaagtccaaaaggtgtcatggacttattttcattattaaaTAAgtgggataagatctcttatggccttatgggaaaagtaacatacttctgcagagtgtatcaaattgtggcttgtcactcactGTTCTAGttcggaactgcgaacgcggccggaaaggaactccacgaagttctagacacccggtgaaggctgacagacATAGCTTTTCAGAgtaaaagcaaccttttaaaaattgattaccaaaacttgcatttgcctatgactttctggtatgtggttgtagttagtgcatgatacatccttttctatattgaacttgctgagtgtgctcatttttttcgaaatggggctacccggcctctgcatcaaaatgatgcatatggCCGCTTTATTAGTTTATTTAGAGTATCAACATCATACTTATTACAGTTCAAAGATCAGCTAAGGTCGATACAAAGATCAACCAGTGAAAAAAGCAAAACAACAGATGCCAGTGATACATCATAAGTTGATCCTATGATCAAGCCGCCAATTGCACTTGCTATATAAATCCCGCGCTACCGCCTCCAATTGGTTGCACCCAAACTCCATGGCATCCCGATGTTCCTCCGGTTAGAGATAGGACCACGTACAGATCCAATGAATAGCCAAAGCTATAATCTGCAAGAAGGGTTGAGATTTCTGTTTGTTAAAGACAAAGTCATTCCGCATATTCCATATAGCCCAAAAGATGGCACAAACTCCCACTCTAATCTGACCTAGATGTTTCTTGGCAATGTcgtttaaccaatttccaaacaggTTTGTAACATTAACTGGAGGAGATAAACTAAATGTAACACTCACATGTTCCCTCTTGAACTTCCTGCTTAGACCTACAATGAAACTTGAAGACGGAGGAGTCAACTACTACCAGAAACATGATCATGTCAATGGAGTCAACAAAGTCAACGAAGTCAAgtactacctactacatgatggAAACCTATACTATAAGTAGAAGGAATCAATTCTCTAATCCTAGAACCTAATTAGCTAGAGTTGACCCATAGTTCTTTAGCAAGCCAGGTATCTCTATAGGTAGAGCTAGGATAAGTCTAGTGTCCGAGttattcttctggagtttatttactattttacctTATTTTAATTAAGAGGTTATGCTGATTTTCTGTAAAGAGTTTGTGTTATAATTCTGTAGACATGCCTTGGGCCCGcaatgtttctattgtaccactctgagaaatGTAATAccagtgaaacggtgtttcattggtgttatgtcaacgatttgcatactacaccatgcagtggtgtgTTGGGTCACCACAAATGTTTTCATCAATAGGGCCATATAGATGAAGAGAGGAAGGTTCAGATATTATTCATCAGATGTATCGGTTTTTAAGAAAACAATGGGATTATATTGCAAGATTTATCAATCAAATCCCAATACATCGTCAAATAATAGAGGAAGCTATAAAATTCAGCGGTTCATCTACCCAAACACTTGGACACACACCATCTTCGTAAGTTTTGACCATGTGATGAATGCCAAGTTGATATAAGAATGTCATATTAATCCACCAAGAGTAGCGGGTCTTTTGCCCTCCACCAAGACATGCAAGTATAATCATTAATTTGTAAAGAGAAAAAACACGCATGCATATTGAGCAGGATATCCCCACTATAACTTCAGATTTCTTATCACTATGCTTATTAATACACCTCTGGCCCAAATTAATTGTCGCATCCCATTCATTTAAATGTTCTATGTCTAGTTTAAATCTACATTAATTAAATTGGCCGAAGGGAGTAGTACATTTATGAAGATCATGCTCCATAAAGACATATAACTAAGTAAATTGAGAGAGAGAAAACACTTGCATATCTAGGATATGCTTAGCTTCGAGATTTCTTATCTATACATTGATACTAGTAGATTTAGAAATAGCATATTCTACCAAGACGTGCAACTACATCAAATACTTGCGAACATTAAACAAACATGCATATTTGGCAGGATATATGTATCAATAGCTTCAAGATTTCTTATCCCTATATGCATTTATAGTAGAAAGATCATAATCTACATGTAGGAAGAGCCGTTTGGGCCAAAACAAGATATTCAACGGGATACTGTATGTGCACAATAGCTTCTCTTACCACTATGCGCattaatagttttttttttttgagaaggcATTAATAGTTAGCACCACACGATATTCCCAAGAAATTAATACTACAGATATGGAAGATCGCACTGTTTCATTTATTTGGTAGATATTACTAGTACACCATACCATTCGTGGGGCGTGTATAAATTAAGAACCCCCGGTGCTGGACATTGCATCGCCATCGCTTCTTTCATTACCTAAGTATTGTACAATGGCATTGTTAGCTAATCTCTTCCTATCACTTCTCTTGCTCGCCACCTTCTCTCCCACAACGATACTCTGCTTTGTGAATCCAGCTCCTCCAAGGGTAGATGAGGGTGCTGCGATAAACTCTGCTTATCGTACTTATATTGTGCTCGTGAAGCCACCGCCCTCTAATGTCGGCAAAGATGGGTACCGCCGATGGTACGAGTCTTTCTTGCCGGGCTCGCATCTTGGCGACTCGGGTGAGCCACGTCTTATCCACTCCTACACCGAGGTGCTCAGCGGCTTCGCCGCGAGGCTtgctgatggagagcttgatgttgTTGCCAAGAAGCCAGGATTCATCCGCGCATTTCCGGACCGGAAGCTACAACTTATGACCACACACACACCAGAGTTTCTCGGTCTTCGGAATGGCACCGGTTTTTGGCAGGATGTTGGCTACGGGAAGGGAGTCATTGTGGGGTTGCTTGACACcggcatccatgcaccacacccttCCTTCGACGATCACGGCATCCCACCGCCGCCATCGAAGTGGAAGGGCTCGTGCAAGGCGGCACGATGCAACAACAAGCTCATCGGTGCCAAGTCGCTAGTTGGAGACGACGAATCGGGTGATGACGACGGCCACGGGACGCACACCTCATCCACAGCAGCCGGGAATTTCGTCACTGGTGCATCGTACCACGGCTTGGGAGCAGGCATCGCGGCTGGAATTGCTGCGGGCGCCCATATCGCCATGTACAAGGTGTGCACTTCTAGTGGTTGTACCGAGTCCGCTATACTGGCCGGGCTCGATGCGGCCATCAAGGATGGGGTGGATGTGCTCTCAATCTCACTCGGCGCACGCATGCCAGTAAGCTTTGATAGGGACCCCATCGCCATCGGCACATTCCATGCAGTATCCAAAGGCATCATCGTGGTCTGCGCGGGGGGCAACGATGGCCCCGATCAGGGTTCGGTAACCAATGACGCGCCATGGTTGCTCACAGTGGCTGCCGGATCGGTGGACCGAAGCTTCCGCGCTAGCGTTCATCTCGGCAATGGCAAGCTGATCGATGGAGAAGCGCTTACACAAGTGCCAGAGCCGAGCTCAAATCTCCACCCTCTCCACTATGAAGTCGAACGGCAAGCCTGCGACTATTACTATGATGATAACAGCCACGTCTCCGGGAAGATCGTGGTCTGTAGAAAAATGGACCCGAAATTTCAGGTGCAAAGTATCCATCATACAATGGACGCTGGAGCAGTCGGCGTAGTGCTCTTTGACGATGAAAGTTTGGGCTACACCACTACTCTTGACGATTACAACTCTAGCGTCGTGCAAGTGACCGCGGCTGACAGCAAAGTTCTCAAGACATGGGCAAGCACCTCCACGGGAGCCAAATTCACATACAACAATACATTGCTTGGTGTCCATCCGGCCCCTGTAGTGGCATGGTTTTCTTCCCGAGGTAATAGCCCTAACACCGCTGGGGTGCTCAAGCCGGACATACTGGCACCTGGGCTCAACATCCTGGCTGCGTGGCCACCAAAAACAAACTATGCACATGGGCCTTTCAACATCCTATCTGGCACATCCATGGCCACACCACATGTTAGTGGCGTCGTAGCGCTTGTGAAGAGCTTGCATCCAGACTGGTCGCCAGCCGCCATCAGGTCAGCCATCCTGACGACAGCAAATGCGGTGAATAGTACCGGTGGCTCTATCCTCAATGAGATGCATGAGAAAGCAAGCTTCTTTGACATGGGCTCCGGGCATGTCAACCCCGCGAAAGCCGCTGACCCTGGCCTTGTGTATGACCTCGACTTCAACGACTACACCAGCTACATATGTTCGATACTCGGCGACTATGGCTTGCTAATCATTGTGCATAACTCGAGCCTAACATGTGAAAAGCTGCCCAAGGTCAAGGGCATCCAACTCAATTACCCGACAATAATGGTGCCACTGACACAAACACCGACATCGAGCATGGTGCACCGAACGGTGACGAACGTTGGCCCAGCAAAATCAACGTACATGGCGAAGGTGGAAGCACCCAAGTCACTGAATGTAAAGGTCACCCCGGACAAGCTAGTGTTCTCCAAGGCTGGAGAGAAGAAGACGTTCAGTGTATCGGTGAGCGGAAGACTTGATAAAGGAGAGCACCTGGAGGGAAGCTTGAGCTGGGTGTCAGGGAAGCATGTTGTGCGGAGTCCCATCGTCGCTTCGACACATCTAAAACATTAATAAGTTGCTTTGGATGTTGTTAAAGCTTGATTAGGTTTCTGAGCATTCAAATCAATATCATAACATTCTCGTCTCAACATCACTTAGTACATCTGAACTATACATTAGAAATcacattttacaaattttatgctAAGGCGTGTGTAATTTTTGGCGACCCAGACTTATGACATGCCATTTATAATTGGCAAGCCCTCTTTTATTGagaaaatatactccctccggttcatattaattgactctaatatggatgtatctagacatattttagttctagatacatccatattgaagtcaattaatatgaatcggagggagtataagaaATCGCTGATTACACTTTTTTATCCCACAATACAAATAATACTATCAATAATCTGATGACTCAAGTCACATGTAAGCCCTCTCATCGCTAAGTGAACATGCTGTAAATTTTAAGAGACCTTAGACAACAGGTTTTACAAGTGGTTCACGCATTGTTATTGGAGCCCATACCACTTTCTTCTTCTCTAATCCCTGATTGGGGCATCGACTAGGATTGCTTCGCACCTCTCAAAGTGAACGTGTTCTTTTGGATCCCGCACCTCCACAAAATCAGGACTTGTACAACAACTCGGTTGTGTGCGGTGTGCCCTCGTCCGACTACCCATTCTACCCCGGCCAGCGCGAAGACATCTCGCATTTGTTCGTAGGCTTCACCCACCTCCGGCTTGTGTGGTGTGTCGCCGGTCCCTCCATGTGTCTCCGAGCGATGCTGATTTAATGACTCTTCCCAACAAAATAGTTTTTGAGGCGGAACCCATGTCTATTTCCCCATGTGATCACTATGTTGGTTGATCACCTCCGCCTATGGATCGTCCGAGCCCCTCTCGTGTAAACACATGACCTTGTCGGTTTGATGTATGTCTATCACGTAGTATTTCTAAACCAtgtcctctatttatagggtgCAGTATGCCGTCTGAGACCCATGTTGATGTTTTTTCTGCCCTGGTGTCACACCCTTGTACCCGTCATGTTTTTAATGAAAAAATGAGTTCAGGTGGGCAGTCGGCCCCGTTGGTTCCTCAAAAaaagctttcttcttcttttttaagcAAGAAGTCACTGCAGAAAATGTAGTAACAACAAGCGCAATTCCCTCTCTGTCGATGTTGCCACAGATCTGTAGAGAACATGATATTGAAATATCAGTATTCGCACATTTGGACATCCGATGCTGATGTCAATTGTGCCACATATATGAAGAAAACAAGGTTGCTATTGGGCTGTGAACCTGCCATCGGAGATTATTTATCCGTTGTTTTATTTATGTCTATCGAACACACATTATTTTTGCAAGTTTTGTCCATCTAATAATTAATCACGCCTAATATACCGTATTGATATAAAATATCATAATACTCTACCAAGATATGCAAGTATAACCATATGTAAATATAAAAAATACACATCCATATTTGTCTGGATATGCTATTGATAGCTAGCTCCGAGATTTCTTATCACCATTTATATCTATATTTAGAAAGATCACACTCCACCAACAGGTATAGCAGTTTGTAAAGAAAAAAATGCATGCATATCTAGACGGATATGGGTATTGATAGCTTCAAGATTTCTTACATTTATAAAGATCATACTCCACCAATGCATGCAAGAACAAACGATTTCTAAAGGGAAAAACACAAATGCATattttataaggatatggccataATAGCTTGAAGATCTCTTATCACTATGCACATTAATAGTACGGCAGATATATAGCCTCCCAAGTAGATATGGAAGATCAAATAGTCTCAATTATTTATTCGGGATACGTTACACCATATCTTTCCTGGGACGTGTATAAATTAAGAACAACGGGAGCTGGACATTGCATCACACCATCATCTTCTTTCCTCGCTTAGGTGTTGAACAATCTACAATGGCATCCTTGGCCAATTTGTTACTATTTCTTCTCTTTCTCGGCACCTTCTCTCCTACAACCATATTCTGCTTTGTGAATCCAGCTCCTGCAAAAGTACATGAGAGTGCCACGAAAACCTCTCCCTATCATACTTATATTGTGATCGTCGGGCCACTCCCCACAAATATTGATGAAGATGGACACCGTCGGTGGTACGAGTCTTTCTTGCCGAGCTTGCATGCTGGTGACTCGGGCGAGCCACGTCTTATCCACTCCTATACCAAGGTGTTCAGCGGCTTTGCTGCAAAGCTTGCTGATAGGGAGCTTGATATTGTTGCCAAGAAGCCAGGATTCATCCGTGCATTTCGGGACCGGAGGCGACAAGTCATGACCACACACACACCGGAGTTTCTCGGACTTAGGAACAACACAGGGTTCTGGAGGGACGTTGGATATGGGAAGGGAGTCATTGTCGGGTTGCTTGACACCGGCATCTATCCAGTACACCCTTCCTTCGATGATCACGGCATCCCACCACCGCCGACAAAGTGGAAGGGCACATGCAAGGCAGCGCGATGCAACAACAAGCTCATAGGTGACCGGTCACTCGTTGGAGGCGAAGACTCCGGCGACAAAGTGGGGCATGGGACGCACACATCATCCACTGCAGCCGGGAACTTCATTAGTGGTGTGTCGTACCATGGTCTGGGAGCGGGCATCGCAGCTGGAATTGCTGCGGGTGCCCACATCGCCATGTACAAGGTGTGTACTGCTAGTGGTTGCGACGAGTCCACcatactggttggactcgacgcggCCATCAAGGATGGGGTGGACGTGCTCTCGATCTCACTTGACACAGGGTCCCTAAGCATTGATTATGATCCCGTCGCAGTTAGCACATTTAGAGCGGTATCCAGAGGCATCGTTGTGGTTTGCGCGGCCGGCAACGATGGCCCCGTGGCCGGTTCAGTCACCAACGATGCGCCATGGCTACTCACAGTCGCTGCCGGCTCGGTGGACCGAAGCTTCCGTGCTTCCGTTCATCTCAGTAATGGCAAGCGTATTGATGGCGAAGCGCTTACGCAGGTGACGAAATCAAGCTCAAGTGTCTACCCTCTCCACTATGAAAAGAAACGACTAGACTGCAACTATAACGATGTCGATAACAACACCATCTCCGGAAAGATTATGGTTTGTGGTGAAATGGGCCCGGATGTTCATCCCAAAATTCATCACATAATGGGCACCGGAGCAGCTGGTGTAGTGCTCTCTTGCTATGAAGGGTACACTACTGTTCTTCGGAATTTCAACTCTAGTGTGGTGCAGGTGACTCCAGTTGATGGGGAAGTCCTCGAGACATCGGCGGCCACCTCCATGGGTGCCACTTTCACATACAACAACACATTGCTTGGTGTCCAGCCTTCCCCTGTCGTGGCATCGTTCTCTTCCCGTGGTCCTAGCCCTAACACCACACCATGGGTGTGCTCAAGCCGGACATATTGGCACCGGGACTCAACATCCTCGCCGCATGGCCACCAAACACAGAGTCTGGACAAGGGCCTTCCAACATCATATCCGGCACATCCATGGCAACACCACACATTAGTGGCATCGCGGCCCTTATCAAGAGCTTGCATCCTGACTGGTCCCAGCGGCCATCAAGTCAGCCATCTTGACGACGGCGGATGCTGTCAACAAGACTGGTGGCTCTATCCTGGACGAGAATCACAAGAATGCAAGCCTCTATGCCATAGGATCTGGCCATGTGAACCCTGCGAAAGCTGCTGACCCTGGCCTTGTGTATGACCTCGACATCATCAACTATGGCGGCTACATATGTTGGCTCTTAGGCGACAAAGGATTGGCAACCATCGTGCATAACTCGAGCTTGACATGCCCAAAGCTATCCAAGGTCAAGGGCATTCAACTCAACTACCCGACCATAATGGTTCCACTGACATCGACGCCCTTCACCGTGAACAGGACGGTAACAAACGTTGGGCCAGAAACATCAACGTACACGGCAAAGGTGGAAGTGTCCAAGTCACTAAACATACAGGTCACCCCGGACAAGCTGGTGTTCTCTAAGGCTGGCGAGAAGAAAATGTTTAGTATTTCGGTGAGCAGAAAACTTGGTAGAGGAGAACGCAAAGAGGAAAGCTCTAGCATGCGACACATAGAGGGAAGCTTGAGCTGGGTGTCTAGAAAGCATGTTGTGAGGAGTCCGATTGCTGCTTCGACGCTTCTGTCACCATAATATGTTGTTTTGAATATTCttaaatcataataaaatttgtgAGCATTTAGACCAATATATCATAGCATTTTCGTGCCAACATCATTTCGTGGATTTTACGTATTTGAGGCCAAGCTATGTGCAATTTTAGACAACCAAGATTTATGTCATATAATTTACAGTTAGCAAAACCGTATTTTGTATCTCGGGACCGTGATTTTTCCCCGTTGATTGTGCTTTATTATCTGACCTTAGGAAAAATATCGAGGAATCCGTGAGACCGACTGATCACCCAAGTGACCAAGTCCACGCAATCTAACCCACTGCTCACTAAACATGCCGTGAATTTTAGGCGAACTTGGATAGTACTTCCTTCCGTCTATAAAAAGATGTTGGAGAAATATCTAAATTGAAACAGAACTATACAGTAAAaagtgtctagatatatttaaatttaaataaacaTTCTTTTATGGATAGAGATAATACCAAATTGTACTAATGGTTCACACATCGTCGTGCCTTTGTACTTCCTTATTAAACGAGAGACTGCAGCAGAAAAATGCACTGGTGTTGGTCTCTCGGAAAGATGCACTGCTGTTGCAACACAACCCACCCAAAAAAGAACTTGCCAGCCGACAGACAGACTGCACATATATAATTGAAAATGTTAGTTTTGATCACAATGAAAGAAGTTCCGGTTAGCTATTTTTTGACATGTCCGCTTAGCTATTCTTCCTCTGACTCAGCATTTCATCCCAGGTACAGATTCCTAACGCCCTACAGAAACCTTGGCGGCTATATGTGCTACTAATATACTCTCTCTGTTTGGTTTTATAAGATGTTCAAGGTATTTTAAAGGTTTACTAGTTTTTGTGTCTATCTAATCTACTTTTAGTGCGTAGATTCATTCCTCTTAATTTTTTTGACTGTaagtacaacgggtgtaagccatcctAAACATATATTTAGTTAAGTTGTCTATAAAACTTTTCAGCCTCTACAAGATAGGTTTAAATAAACCAGAGAACACGGAAGAGGCTACAGTGGAGGAGAAGCACAAGAGAAGCACAAACCGACAACACACACGACCGAGAAAAAAAGTGGCCACCCCGCAAACCTGGCGGACGGTTGGCGATGAGAAAACTCATCGCGACCCAAGCACATCGATCACAAGGAAGAGCCCTCAGGACACACCGGAAGGACACCCAGCTCGAGGTCTCGCCGGAGCAATCAAACGGCTTTGGTCCACCGACACTTAGCAACGACACTGCACCATCCACATAATCGAAGGGCAACGCGCATCCGAGACCACACAACGTGCACCCGTGTTGTGGGTCTGGCCGAAAGGTCGCGCGCGGCCGAGATGACGCTTGTGTGCCACCGGCTAAAGTTGGAGGGCATCACAAAGCAGAGACACACCCATTGAGCACTCTCCATGGAGCACCCTCAACGTGCCCAAGAGCTTCGAGAAGGACCCGACACTGGAGCCCAGCAGCCGGAAAGaagaagccaccaccaccaccaccacggctcACCTAGCATCGGAGAGGAGtgtgggaccccggactagctgtccgaaattcccgttatgtatacagttcacgatcccatgatcagtgtgccgtgaacacataaccgaactgatatcaaagttacatcatcctttacaaaacggaataagaaaattacaataaggtcacatgaacaatctttacataatagcctcgaagggcctaacttagtcatcagagtagcggaatcacttcagcagcgtagagcccgagtcatctgccttaaccctacaggcaactgactgggaagacgttcctagctcgcaaagACGTCGCCAAATCCTTCTTCATCCGAcgggttcctccaagtctggccaagtaaatagccagggacaaagccgtgagtacatttggaattgtactcgcaaaccatcaagaaggtattttgcaagagtgcaagataacaagtgctaatctagatgaccagagggaagagctaatttctcttgt includes:
- the LOC124690964 gene encoding subtilisin-like protease 4, whose product is MALLANLFLSLLLLATFSPTTILCFVNPAPPRVDEGAAINSAYRTYIVLVKPPPSNVGKDGYRRWYESFLPGSHLGDSGEPRLIHSYTEVLSGFAARLADGELDVVAKKPGFIRAFPDRKLQLMTTHTPEFLGLRNGTGFWQDVGYGKGVIVGLLDTGIHAPHPSFDDHGIPPPPSKWKGSCKAARCNNKLIGAKSLVGDDESGDDDGHGTHTSSTAAGNFVTGASYHGLGAGIAAGIAAGAHIAMYKVCTSSGCTESAILAGLDAAIKDGVDVLSISLGARMPVSFDRDPIAIGTFHAVSKGIIVVCAGGNDGPDQGSVTNDAPWLLTVAAGSVDRSFRASVHLGNGKLIDGEALTQVPEPSSNLHPLHYEVERQACDYYYDDNSHVSGKIVVCRKMDPKFQVQSIHHTMDAGAVGVVLFDDESLGYTTTLDDYNSSVVQVTAADSKVLKTWASTSTGAKFTYNNTLLGVHPAPVVAWFSSRGNSPNTAGVLKPDILAPGLNILAAWPPKTNYAHGPFNILSGTSMATPHVSGVVALVKSLHPDWSPAAIRSAILTTANAVNSTGGSILNEMHEKASFFDMGSGHVNPAKAADPGLVYDLDFNDYTSYICSILGDYGLLIIVHNSSLTCEKLPKVKGIQLNYPTIMVPLTQTPTSSMVHRTVTNVGPAKSTYMAKVEAPKSLNVKVTPDKLVFSKAGEKKTFSVSVSGRLDKGEHLEGSLSWVSGKHVVRSPIVASTHLKH